The following coding sequences lie in one Haematobia irritans isolate KBUSLIRL chromosome 3, ASM5000362v1, whole genome shotgun sequence genomic window:
- the LOC142230792 gene encoding uncharacterized protein LOC142230792 produces the protein MNEQTEKESNCFDGNLKIKMLLTSFTSFTQYSKLWAENELQQYHAFTYYRKLRGILSGFQWKPLLHENEKILTYRCEFLKRNTKTKKELIVEENQEELSSRPNQAAKKESLPITRKSATHDEIPQHKSHDAEQSGNIGSNDPVVLGFHEEEDHKLAARQIEDETSDVNRDEFVAILQRQRDDLIAASRVAESPLPVENMRVNMNSGL, from the exons atgaatgaacaaaCAGAAAAAGAATCAAACTGCTTCGATggcaatttgaaaataaaaatgctgTTGACAAGTTTTACCAGTTTTACCCAGTATTCAAAATTGTGGGCCGAAAATGAGTTGCAGCAGTATCATGCC TTTACCTACTATCGAAAATTACGTGGCATACTTTCAGGCTTCCAATGGAAACCACTGCTGCATGAGAATGAAAAAATCCTTACCTATCGTTGCGAATTTCTAAAACGTAATACAAAAA CAAAAAAAGAATTAATTGTTGAAGAAAATCAAGAGGAATTGTCTTCAAGACCAAATCAAGCAGCAAAAAAAGAATCATTACCGATAACAAGAAAATCTGCAACGCATGATGAAATTCCACAACATAAATCACATGACGCTGAACAATCTGGAAATATTGGTAGCAATGACCCAGTGGTTTTGGGATTTCATGAGGAAGAAGATCATAAATTAGCAGCTAGACAAATTGAAGATGAGACCAGTGATGTGAATAGGGATG aaTTTGTGGCAATATTGCAAAGGCAACGCGATGATTTAATAGCAGCTTCTAGGGTAGCAGAATCTCCTCTACCCGTGGAAAATATGAGAGTGAATATGAATAGTGGTCTATAA
- the LOC142228815 gene encoding glucose dehydrogenase [FAD, quinone]: MLTPAASLTFIRFLLTLAPSAIVILMVIEGIKLYRPDIVDFHNRVKPIDIVSLRDHYDFIIVGGGSAGCTLAARLSEIPQWNILLLEAGDDEPPIADLPLLYPIFQRSPWDWKYWTEKSSRYCLAMQDQKCFWPRAKVLGGCSTINAMMYVRGNRRDYDHWAELGNIGWNYDNVLHYFRKLEDMRVAGFENDSYHSYGGPISVENYRFPSPLLDIFLTAAKEMNMLNPYRDFNGPSQTGFAAPHGSLRNGLRCSANKGYIRRTWKRPNLDILLKTFVEQIVIDPMTNEAKGVIFEWLGIKHQVMASREVILSAGAIASPQLLMVSGVGPRRQLLDNGIPVVKHLPGVGGNLQDHISTTGATYVIDNDVTGNRLSIIVPEMFSAHAVDEFIHGADNVFYAMPAAEVMGFWSSRYQDPRLDWPDVQFFMGSYSYSSDGGMIGRRGAAISFSNFAETVEPVLYQDDFTITPLVARPRSRGYIEIVSDKAKVHPKIHPNYYDDPLDMAIMVDALKFGHAFSQTPILRRLNATLNIYVWRNCPDVEYLSDAFWECLARYYSQTIYHPVGTCKMGPKTDRDAVVDPRLRVYGVKRLRVIDASIMPTITTGNTNIPTIMIAEKGADMIKEDWLRSKSVY, encoded by the exons aTGTTAACGCCCGCTGCCTCTTTAACATTTATCCGTTTTCTCCTAACATTGGCTCCCAGCGCTATAGTTATTTTAATGGTTATCGAAGGCATTAAGCTATATCGTCCTGATATTGTGGATTTTCATAATCGTGTTAAACCCATAGACATCGTCTCATTGCGTGATCATTATGACTTCATCATAGTAGGAGGAGGTTCAGCTGGTTGTACGTTGGCAGCTCGTCTTTCAGAGATACCTCAATGGAATattcttctcttggaggctggaGATGATGAACCTCCCATAGCTGATTTACCCCTGTTATATCCGATATTTCAACGTTCTCCTTGGGATTGGAAATATTGGACTGAGAAATCATCACGTTACTGTTTGGCCATGCaagatcaaaaatgtttttggccTAGGGCCAAAGTTTTAGGTGGCTGTAGTACCATTAATGCTATGATGTATGTACGTGGTAATCGTCGCGATTACGATCATTGGGCTGAATTGGGCAATATTGGATGGaattatgataatgttttacattATTTTCGTAAATTGGAGGATATGCGGGTAGCAGGATTTGAAAATGATAGCTATCATAGTTATGGTGGGCCAATATCTGTGGAGAATTATCGTTTCCCTTCACCTTTGTTGGATATATTCTTGACGGCTGCTAAGGAAATGAATATG CTTAATCCATATAGAGATTTCAATGGACCTTCACAAACTGGATTCGCAGCACCCCATGGCAGTCTACGAAATGGTTTACGTTGTAGTGCCAATAAGGGCTACATTCGTCGTACATGGAAACGTCCCAACTTGGATATTCTCTTGAAAACATTTGTCGAACAAATAGTCATCGATCCAATGACAAATGAAGCCAAGGGCGTCATATTTGAATGGTTGGGTATTAAACACCAAGTCATGGCATCACGAGAAGTTATTTTATCAGCCGGTGCAATAGCTAGTCCTCAATTGTTAATGGTTTCGGGTGTCGGACCTCGAAGACAATTACTAGACAATGGTATACCAGTAGTGAAACATCTTCCTGGGGTTGGTGGTAATTTACAAGATCATATATCCACCACGGGAGCTACTTATGTTATTGATAATGATGTGACTGGAAATCGTCTATCAATTATAGTTCCTGAAATGTTTAGTGCTCATGCTGTGGATGAATTTATACATGGTGCTGATAATGTATTTTATGCCATGCCTGCTGCTGAAGTTATGGGTTTCTGGAGTAGTAGATATCAAGATCCTCGTTTAGATTGGCCCGATGTACAATTCTTTATGGGCAGTTATAGTTATAGTTCTGATGGTGGTATGATTGGTCGTAGAGGTGCTGCAATATCTTTCTCTAATTTTGCTGAAACTGTGGAACCTGTTTTATATCAAGATGATTTCACTATAACGCCCTTGGTGGCGAGACCAAGAAGTCGAGGatatattgaaattgtatcGGATAAGGCGAAAGTTCATCCAAAAATACATCCCAACTATTATGATGATCCCTTGGATATGGCAATAATG GTTGACGCCTTAAAATTTGGCCACGCATTTTCCCAAACACCTATTCTGAGACGTCTAAATGCCACTCTCAATATTTATGTATGGCGTAATTGTCCCGATGTAGAATATCTTAGTGATGCCTTTTGGGAATGTTTGGCCCGTTATTATTCTCAGACAATTTATCATCCGGTCGGTACTTGTAAAATGGGTCCCAAAACAGATCGTGATGCTGTGGTGGATCCCCGTTTAAGAGTGTATGGTGTGAAACGTCTTCGCGTAATTGATGCCAGTATTATGCCTACAATAACTACGGGTAATACAAATATACCCACAATTATGATAGCAGAAAAGGGAGCCGATATGATCAAAGAAGATTGGCTTAGGTCAAAAAGTGTTTACTGA